The sequence AGTCTAAACCTTTTTTAAGCATGGATTAATGGATTAGTTTATATGCCTAGAGGGTTTATTCTGGATTTTAGCAAACCTTTATCTTTGTACTAGGTTCTTTTCTATTTCCTGACCCTCTCTGTAATTTTGTTTCTTGGTATGTTGAAGTGACTAACTGCATTACAATTGTACCTGTGGTGCAGCATCCATGGTAATTGTGCTATAATCATGTTTGACGTTACTGCTCGGTTGACATACAAGAATGTTCCTACATGGCATAGGGATCTTTGCAGGTGTGTTAGAGTTCTTTGTTCTGATctgaaattaaaatcaattcttATTGTCAAGCTCATCTGATACATTTTTTTATCACTATCTGCTGTCTACTCTTCAGGGTCTGCGAAAACATTCCTATTGTTCTTTGCGGAAACAAGGTGGATGTAAAGAACAGGCAGGTGAAGGCAAAGCAGGTTACCTTTCACAGGAAGAAGAACCTGCAATACTATGAGATTTCAGCTAAGAGCAACTATAATTTTGAGAAGCCATTCTTGTACCTTGCTAGAAAACTTGCTgggtaaaaaattatcataatttcaatCTGAATGCTTTCAACCCTTTGTAATTTCAGTTGACGCGAAGTGATAATATTTGGGATTGTTTGTGACTGTAGGGATCCTAACTTGCATTTTGTTGAGACTCCAGCCTTGGCTCCCCCAGAAGTGCCAATTGACCTTGTAGCACAAGCACAGTAAGTATTTTGTGCTGTTTAAGATTAGCCATCCTTTATCAGTCTTTTGCTCTCTAATCTccatgtaaataatatttacaaatcTGCATGTACATGATGTGCATTGTTTATAAAAGAACCCATAAGAAAGGAATTTCtcagatttaataaaaattaacttatgcTACACAATCAATGTGTTTGTGTTGAGCAAGTGTACAAGAGGTCTGTTGGATTCTTTTTCTGTAAATAGTTGATACAGCAAATCATCCACGTCTTTTGTCGCTTTATATCCTGTCATTTATGTTCATAtcatcagtttattttttaacatttgttcTTGCTCCCTGTACTCTTAACAGGCATGAAGCCGaacttgctgctgctgctagcCAACCTCTTCCAGATGACGATGATGACGCGTTTGAGTAAAAGAATAGAAGAGACATGGTCCTTGTTGGAATCTGAGAGGCCTTGATTGTATGGTTTTGAGGATATGGATTCATGTCCCTAGACTAGCACGAGTATAAACTGAATGATTTCAGGTCTATCACTGACCTGTTCTTTTCGAGTTGCCCGTTCATCATTTTGCAGGCGGTGTCTTGCTCTGTTTATACCATCCTTTTTATGCTACTAATCCATGTAGGATGCTCCTGGTGATGCCCTGTCCTTGAATTTCAAGCGTTGTGCTGAGTAGCTGATTATACCATccttttttcgttttttttttttagctatgaaTTAAAACCAGGGTGACTTCTCATTCATTTTATAGACTAATACAATAAACGAAAACCTAGAGGCTGCAAATGATCTTGTTATATTGTTACAGTAATTTGCCTTCGCCTATAAGAACCGTTTCAAACGAAATGTGCCTTTTTCAGACAAATGGGCTTGCAAAACAGTGATGCAACCCAATAAACTTGATGACAACAAACCCCATCACCGCCATTTCCACATCAAACAAGGATGTGATAAAGACttaaaattaaaggtatctgTTCTAGAGATAAAGACTTGGAATTAaaggtttatttttcttgtgggttgaggtttgaattttatggttattaatataatggttatttaagatttatatgattgttaatttcaggaAAGTTAATTTGgatatttacatgaataataaaaaaaaaatatatgcccCATTTACTCAAATTGCCATTGTCAATTTGAGTAAAAACTATGaagacatatattttttttaaacttgtatTTTTAGAATATGTAAGTTTTGGTTTATAAAACATGCTACTAGAAAAGaagatgttttattaaaaaaaataaagtaataaagAAATGATACTTTGTCTCCAGaaatattctctctctctaacttaAATTATCGGGtttcttgtaaatatttatttgaaatattttgtgtttttatctaTAAACAACATTGTTAGTAAAAATAGTTTTCatcagaataaataaaaaattgcataaaTAAGATGTAGAGAAAGAATTAGCTTTGAAAACCGCCCCGGTAAGTGGGTGTAAAATTTAGTTAACAAAAACCAAAAGGAATGggaaattcattcttcatttacaCCTACtaaacatccaaatttttttttttaattgagtttttgttattttttttaattgagttttgttatgattttttaaaaaaatttatttttattaatttcatctaTTATTACTGAGGTAATtgagaatttgattttataatttatttctttttttgttttttttatagtattaacATGATTTGTAGATTTATTAGATTAATTCAGGTTGCTTTAATTTACATGTTTGAtggagtctctctctctttctctctctttttttaattgaatttgaatttcttatcatgtatttttttctcatatagttaaaaaaaatattttcatagaaaaatcatataaactttataaagtctaTGGATTTGTTTATAAGTTTGATTGGTTGACCTAGTTTGCGGGCTTGacgagtttattttttttaaatttttaattaattttattttatctttagatattggattaatttcagtttcattattggtttcattttattttatatgagattatcatGGTCTAAAAAAAAGTCACGGTATTGGATTGTATTCAACTTTGTGATCgtttattttgattatcatatagttaaataaaaaatagtttaaaacaaaataaattacaatttcaaTGGAGTCCATAACCTGATTCAcaggtttgacatgttaatctGAGTTATCCATTTCACAAGTCTGACGAGTCCACCTATTGactaaatattctttttttccctttattttgattttgtcttttaatattaaattggttgagaaatagATGATATGATTATTTGTGCTTGCTTTTTGTAGGGTTATTCATTGTCTCaaatatgtgtttatttttaggttGGTGCTCAATTTCATGAgtatctatttttatcatataattaaataaaaatatttataaaaaaattattaaacttaataaaaTCCATGACCTGAGTCGTGGGGACCagggttgattttaatttaatattgtctcaataattttttttttaaaaaagttgcaatcttgaagtttttttcaaaagttaagttatatttttaccAGTCATTAAGGTTGAATTTTGACCTATAACATTAATCAATGTAAGTCGGGCTGGCTTCTACatggtttaattaaaaacttaaattaaacgaaaaactaaattaaaatgttttaatattgattCATTTGGTCAGGTTTGATaacattatcaaaatatttttcgagCTCTTAatactctttttaattttttttaaaaattagtctGAGGCAGAGGGactcgtgtgtgtgtgtttttatttgAGGTGGATGTTCAGGTTTGGGTGTGGGATCCACTTAAAAAgctattaaaaaacaagaaaaaagtaaggaaaattagtttttttgtggttgaattttgtgtataaataaattgtacCTAACCATAACTTCAACCataaaagctaaaacaaacacacGGGTGATAACCTTCTTGAAGTCCTTTTGATAGACTTCCAATCAACAATATGCACGTATTGGGTCCCAGATAGAGAATGGGTGGTAACCATGCATCTCTCAAATTTACAAAGAAGCAGCAAGTGGATTGGCTGCCTAGCTAACACAGGGGGTTATTTGAAGCAGGgcactctctcttttctctccagTTTCCTTCCTCATCATGCCTATGGGACCAGCCATAAGAGATGATGAATTGGGGATGGACTCTATCTATTCTGTCATACATAGCAGCGACGggcctaaaaataattttggtgttggaaaaaaaataaatatgtggcATCTtaggtttttagaaaaaatatctcATTTAAAGAATtgtcatttaatattaatattattatcactaGAAAATTTAGCtgtcaataaaaattttatagtgACGTATACTGTTTGAGCCTTTGGCCTCTCCCAGAAATTAGCTGCCTGCAAGTCTTGTTTCTGCTGAGCAGGAAACAGTTCGTCCTGGAATGATATTGATTCATCTTTCAAAAACTATCATCAAGACTCATGACTTGCATGATTGCTCATTGTCAGAATTTGACATCAATGCTCAAGATCAAGATTCAAGCATTTCTAGTCCTGTAATGTTGAAGAGCATTGGGAGATGAACATTCACCAAGCATTCATATCAAGAATACTTGAaagactttattttattttgctaaaaataGTACAAAACCCCACTCTCATAAAATCATAGTACTACTATAAACTACCCTGATATTAGTAAAATATATAGTCTCATTTTTCTTGATGCATCATGCTAAAAACTCACCCTTAAAACCCCTTGCCTGCCTGCCTCTCTTATATAGCAAAAATATTCATACATAGTATAACCGTGACAGCGAAATTCATACATCCAGCCACTTAAAGACTTGTCAATAACCTTAATTGGCTTTTAATGATTCATGTTCCATGGAGACTCAACAGCTTGATATCATCAATAACAGGTCCACATAGAGAAGAGAAGTCATCGCTCCTCATGGTGTAAAATGTGCTATAGAACATTATTCTTGTTCTAGTAGAAACAGCAACAAACTTGAGCACAGCACGCTTAAATCCACCTTTGCCCTTAGACTCATAGGGAACTTTGAGTGTGTCCTTGCCGGCAAACGCCTCGACAACCATTGACCCTTCACATGAATTGCTAGCATCTCCTACTGCGAATGAGAGGGTATAGGTTTTGCCGATTACGGTACGGGCTACCTGTGCAATGGCGCTTTCTTTGCCTGCTACAAGTTCTACGGCACGTCGTCCTTGAGGCACTGAAAAGTGCTCTACATCTATGTATTTAACAGCTTTAAGGGATTCAACCATCCAGCCAGGGAGTGGAGAGTGCTTATCTTCAATGTTGGGTGGGATTAGGACACCCCAGGTCGTGTTAGGAAACACATATGGACCTTCTTCGAACCCCCCATTTTTCACTATGTTCTCTGCAAAATATAGCATAAAATCGTAAGTTGTTTAGCATTAACTCAACATTTTGGTGCTTATAGCAGGACACAATAACTAAGAACCATGTTGAGTAACGATTCAAAGTTCAAACAGAAAGGAACAACTGCAATGGGACCCAAGCATCAAGTAGTCATTAAATGCAGGGCTCTGCACAGGTCAAGTTGCAATCTGCAGGCTGCAAGTTAAGCATCTTAATGTCTCAAATCCATTGAGCCAAGTTAATTATAGCTAACTACCGCTAGGATTCTTTCATTGACAGAACTACTTGCAGGTTAACATTTTTAGAGCTGAATTTAAGACTACTTATCTAGTCTTACAAAGCACCAATCCTTTTCTCTACTTGGACCATTGTCCTCTTAATAATCTAGTCCTGTTACTTTCCCATACTTGTCCCCTGGTGAAAACGACTAGAAAATAAGTGGTACCAGAATTTCTATACTTGAAGGCCAGTCCATAAATATTGTGGGGCAACTGGGGAAGATAGTCCTTGAGTGCCCTGCTACTTACCAAGGGCTAAATATCAAGTTGAGACAGTGTTCTGAAGGTCTCTCATTGCAGTGGCATTGAGGGACATAATTGAATGAGGACCCATTAACTTCACATCAACAACTTGTCCTATATTTGTGTATCCTTCTTGATGATTGATGCCTAGCAAACCATGAGTCTGATGCATAGAAAATTTACAGGGAACTTACTATTTGTTGGTCTCGGAGGATATAAGTATGTAATTGCCACTGAATCAATAAGTGGACCGCAAGCAGGATCTTCTTCAACTCCAGGATTGTGAATAACAAACTCAACAGGACTGATCAGGGCTTTAAATGCCCAAGCATACGAGTCCCATCCATTGCTACTATACATTGTCTGCATTGGCAACACACCCCATTCAGGAGAAACCGAAATGTTCAATGTTTCCTCTTGAGCGCAAGTTCTAGCTGCACTAAATGTGATGGAATAGTACATTCCCTTTGTAAGATTCAGTCTTTGCTTAATTGATGCCTCATTTCCAAGCCTTACTGCATAGGCTCCTTCTGGCACTACTAGCAACATGTCCCCTTGTTTCTGGCCTGCTTTGATGTACTCCACGAAGCCTGAAATCTCCCATTTTGGTAATGCATAGCGTCCGATCATCTCTGTTCCTTTCATATCCGATTGCTTCGGGCTAAGCTCGAAGTTGCCATTCTCTACTAGCCCTGCATTATGATGGACAAATTCAACTTCTTGAGAAAACTTACTGCAAAGAAACTTAACAGA is a genomic window of Populus alba chromosome 18, ASM523922v2, whole genome shotgun sequence containing:
- the LOC118051202 gene encoding GTP-binding nuclear protein Ran-3 isoform X1; protein product: MALPNQQTVDYPSFKLVIVGDGGTGKTTFVKRHLTGEFEKKYEPTIGVEVHPLDFFTNCGKIRFYCWDTAGQEKFGGLRDGYYIHGNCAIIMFDVTARLTYKNVPTWHRDLCRVCENIPIVLCGNKVDVKNRQVKAKQVTFHRKKNLQYYEISAKSNYNFEKPFLYLARKLAGDPNLHFVETPALAPPEVPIDLVAQAQHEAELAAAASQPLPDDDDDAFE
- the LOC118051202 gene encoding GTP-binding nuclear protein Ran-3 isoform X2 encodes the protein MALPNQQTVDYPSFKLVIVGDGGTGKTTFVKRHLTGEFEKKYEPTIGVEVHPLDFFTNCGKIRFYCWDTAGQEKFGGLRDGYYIHGNCAIIMFDVTARLTYKNVPTWHRDLCRVCENIPIVLCGNKVDISAKSNYNFEKPFLYLARKLAGDPNLHFVETPALAPPEVPIDLVAQAQHEAELAAAASQPLPDDDDDAFE
- the LOC118051201 gene encoding BIIDXI-like protein At5g11420, translating into MRGAAVLLSVLLFATTCHSVFSFVEGLVENGNFELSPKQSDMKGTEMIGRYALPKWEISGFVEYIKAGQKQGDMLLVVPEGAYAVRLGNEASIKQRLNLTKGMYYSITFSAARTCAQEETLNISVSPEWGVLPMQTMYSSNGWDSYAWAFKALISPVEFVIHNPGVEEDPACGPLIDSVAITYLYPPRPTNKNIVKNGGFEEGPYVFPNTTWGVLIPPNIEDKHSPLPGWMVESLKAVKYIDVEHFSVPQGRRAVELVAGKESAIAQVARTVIGKTYTLSFAVGDASNSCEGSMVVEAFAGKDTLKVPYESKGKGGFKRAVLKFVAVSTRTRIMFYSTFYTMRSDDFSSLCGPVIDDIKLLSLHGT